From the Maioricimonas rarisocia genome, one window contains:
- a CDS encoding arsenate reductase ArsC has product MTTGKQHVIFLCTGNSARSQMAEAFLRKYGSDRFEPHSAGLEPRDIHPLTHRVMEEAGISLEGHYPKTPDEFLGKVPIRHAIVVCERAERECPRLWPFGATVYSWPFDDPAAAEGTEEEQLKVFRNVRDAIERRIRRWLDGEVA; this is encoded by the coding sequence ATGACAACCGGAAAACAACATGTCATCTTTCTGTGTACCGGAAACTCGGCTCGCAGTCAGATGGCTGAAGCGTTCCTTCGCAAGTATGGCAGCGACCGGTTCGAGCCGCACAGTGCCGGGCTCGAGCCGCGGGACATCCATCCGTTGACGCATCGCGTCATGGAGGAAGCGGGCATCAGCCTCGAGGGGCATTACCCGAAAACGCCGGATGAGTTTCTCGGGAAAGTGCCAATCCGGCACGCCATCGTCGTCTGCGAACGGGCCGAACGGGAATGTCCCCGTCTGTGGCCGTTTGGTGCCACAGTCTACTCGTGGCCGTTCGATGACCCGGCAGCCGCCGAAGGAACGGAAGAAGAGCAACTGAAGGTGTTCCGGAACGTCCGGGATGCGATTGAACGACGCATTCGCAGGTGGCTCGACGGCGAAGTCGCCTGA
- the arsB gene encoding ACR3 family arsenite efflux transporter has protein sequence MTKESCDGLSRSAGMGFFERYLTLWVVLCIAAGIALGKLVPDLAQTLDAMSIHLDGAPVVSIPIAVCLFFMMYPIMAKIDFSQVARAGTAGKPLVLTLALNWLIKPFTMYAIALFFLGTVFLGAIGPEAVDHVKVPLGLDLPVGSEYGAGQVVLVDGARMLEVPLWRSYLAGCILLGIAPCTAMVLVWGYLARGNDSHTLVMVAVNSLVMLLLYGALGGYLLGVGELPVPWSALLLSIAAYVALPLAAGYTSRRWLIATRGETWFRERFLKRLAPVTMIALLVTLVLLFSLKGDVILANPATILWIAVPLFVQTILIFAIGYAAANLFGLSYENAAPTAMIGASNHFEVAIATAVMLYGLSSGAALATVVGVLIEVPVMLMLVRFCTRTQHWFDAEATDSAVHQTATAVEN, from the coding sequence ATGACGAAGGAGTCTTGCGACGGTCTCTCGAGGTCGGCGGGAATGGGATTCTTCGAGCGGTATCTCACGCTGTGGGTGGTGCTCTGCATCGCAGCCGGCATCGCTCTCGGAAAACTGGTGCCGGACCTGGCGCAGACGCTCGATGCGATGTCGATTCATCTGGACGGGGCGCCGGTTGTGTCGATTCCGATCGCGGTCTGTCTGTTCTTCATGATGTATCCGATCATGGCGAAGATCGATTTCTCGCAGGTGGCCCGGGCCGGGACCGCGGGGAAGCCGTTGGTGCTGACACTCGCGCTGAACTGGCTGATCAAACCTTTCACGATGTACGCCATCGCGCTGTTCTTTCTGGGCACGGTCTTTCTGGGAGCCATCGGGCCGGAGGCCGTCGACCACGTCAAGGTCCCGCTCGGGCTCGATCTGCCGGTCGGGTCCGAGTACGGCGCCGGTCAGGTCGTGCTTGTTGACGGTGCGAGGATGCTCGAAGTTCCGCTGTGGAGGAGTTACCTGGCCGGTTGCATTCTGCTCGGGATCGCCCCCTGCACCGCCATGGTGCTGGTGTGGGGATATCTGGCCCGGGGAAACGACAGCCACACACTGGTGATGGTGGCCGTCAACTCGCTGGTCATGCTGCTTCTGTACGGTGCGCTGGGAGGGTACCTGCTGGGAGTTGGAGAATTGCCGGTCCCCTGGTCGGCGCTGCTGCTGTCGATCGCGGCGTATGTCGCATTGCCGCTGGCAGCCGGCTACACCTCCCGCAGGTGGCTGATCGCGACGCGCGGAGAAACCTGGTTCCGCGAACGGTTTCTCAAGCGGCTGGCACCGGTGACGATGATCGCCCTGCTGGTGACGCTGGTGCTGCTGTTTTCGCTCAAGGGTGACGTCATTCTCGCCAACCCGGCGACGATTCTCTGGATCGCCGTCCCACTGTTTGTGCAGACAATCCTCATTTTTGCCATCGGGTATGCCGCCGCGAATCTGTTCGGTCTCTCGTACGAGAACGCGGCCCCGACCGCGATGATCGGAGCGTCGAACCATTTTGAAGTGGCGATCGCAACAGCCGTGATGCTGTACGGCCTCTCCTCCGGGGCGGCGCTGGCGACGGTGGTCGGCGTGCTGATTGAGGTTCCCGTGATGCTGATGCTCGTTCGGTTCTGCACACGTACGCAGCACTGGTTCGACGCCGAAGCGACGGACTCGGCCGTCCACCAGACGGCAACGGCGGTGGAGAACTGA
- a CDS encoding endonuclease/exonuclease/phosphatase family protein: protein MRGRSLESREVPLRQATQLPLTAVAALLLLLAATGQAAGEPGAKGRLRVLCYNIHHGRGTDGDVDLERTARVIRDADPDLVALQEVDRKTARAGGVDQTARLAELTGLQGRFGCQIDFEGGEYGQALLSRFPMSEVTVYWLPGEPKRQRRIAVAAVVETPRGPLRFVSTHLHHQNADFRQRQAVELNRLFQSDPIPTILAGDLNALPGTRPLLILSRSWQSATGKRADRFTFSAENPSRQIDFVLYRPASRFHVISSEVPEEPAASDHRPLLVELEW, encoded by the coding sequence ATGAGAGGCCGTTCGTTGGAATCGCGCGAGGTCCCTCTTCGGCAGGCGACGCAGCTGCCGCTGACCGCGGTGGCTGCGCTGCTGCTTCTTCTCGCGGCGACGGGGCAGGCGGCCGGCGAGCCGGGGGCAAAAGGTCGGCTTCGCGTGCTCTGCTACAACATCCATCACGGCCGGGGGACGGACGGCGACGTCGATCTCGAGCGAACTGCCCGGGTCATTCGGGATGCCGATCCCGATCTCGTGGCGTTGCAGGAAGTCGACCGGAAGACTGCACGGGCTGGCGGTGTCGATCAGACGGCTCGCCTTGCCGAACTGACTGGTCTTCAGGGCCGGTTCGGATGCCAGATCGACTTTGAAGGCGGCGAATACGGGCAGGCGCTGCTGTCCCGCTTTCCGATGTCTGAAGTGACGGTCTACTGGCTTCCGGGGGAACCGAAGCGTCAACGGCGAATTGCTGTCGCGGCGGTCGTGGAGACCCCCAGGGGGCCTCTGCGATTCGTCTCGACACACCTGCACCATCAGAATGCGGATTTCCGCCAGCGACAGGCGGTCGAGCTCAATCGGCTGTTTCAGTCAGATCCGATCCCGACCATTCTGGCCGGGGATCTCAACGCGCTGCCGGGCACCAGGCCGTTGCTGATCCTGTCGCGTTCATGGCAATCAGCGACTGGGAAACGAGCGGATCGGTTCACCTTTTCCGCCGAGAACCCGTCACGCCAGATCGACTTTGTTCTGTACCGGCCGGCGAGTCGATTTCATGTGATCAGCAGTGAAGTGCCGGAGGAACCGGCCGCGTCGGACCATCGTCCACTGCTCGTCGAACTTGAGTGGTGA
- a CDS encoding DUF1559 domain-containing protein, which translates to MVRRRGFTLIELLVVIAIIAILVALLLPAVQQAREAARRTQCKNNLKQIGLALHNYESTYGLFPMGDCSVNYGSGDIPQASIHAFILPFLDGANNYNTFDFNYQVNAAAANSEARIQHIPSYHCPSDPGQNRHLVAGIIDAASTNYMQSMGSHANHAGYVVSGTPLPKARETGPFYRNSSTRIADFIDGTSNTALFAEIKKGPNSTSGSLLVVPAGSPQDYQVATRVASTWTGNDLLSPPADCENRATSAWAYRGLQYYRGLLVATYYNHTLTPNSKLRDCIASNIYQGHMAARSYHVGGVNFLLADGSVRFAGDSIDGGVWRGVGTPSGGEIPGEF; encoded by the coding sequence ATGGTACGTCGTCGCGGATTCACACTCATTGAACTCCTGGTGGTGATCGCCATCATCGCTATTCTTGTGGCGCTGCTCCTGCCGGCCGTTCAGCAGGCGCGCGAGGCAGCCCGCCGCACGCAGTGCAAGAACAACCTCAAGCAGATCGGACTGGCTCTCCACAACTACGAGTCGACGTACGGGCTGTTTCCGATGGGGGACTGCTCCGTCAACTACGGGTCCGGGGACATTCCCCAGGCATCCATCCACGCGTTCATCCTGCCGTTCCTCGATGGTGCGAACAACTACAACACCTTCGACTTCAACTACCAGGTGAACGCCGCTGCGGCCAACAGCGAAGCCCGCATTCAGCACATTCCCAGCTACCACTGTCCCTCGGATCCGGGGCAGAACCGCCACCTCGTCGCCGGAATCATTGACGCGGCCAGTACGAACTACATGCAGTCGATGGGATCGCACGCGAACCACGCCGGCTATGTCGTTTCGGGAACGCCGTTGCCAAAAGCTCGCGAAACCGGGCCGTTCTACCGGAATTCGTCCACCCGGATCGCTGACTTCATCGACGGAACCAGCAACACGGCCCTGTTTGCCGAGATCAAGAAGGGACCCAACTCGACGAGCGGCTCGCTCCTTGTCGTTCCGGCCGGCAGCCCTCAGGACTATCAGGTTGCCACCCGCGTGGCGTCGACCTGGACCGGCAATGACCTGCTCTCCCCTCCGGCCGACTGCGAGAACCGTGCCACGTCCGCCTGGGCGTATCGCGGACTGCAGTACTACCGCGGTCTGCTGGTGGCGACGTACTACAACCACACTCTTACGCCCAACTCGAAGCTGCGGGACTGCATCGCCAGCAACATCTATCAGGGGCACATGGCCGCCCGCAGCTACCACGTCGGCGGAGTGAACTTCCTGCTTGCCGACGGTTCGGTCCGCTTCGCGGGCGACAGCATCGACGGCGGAGTCTGGCGCGGCGTGGGCACGCCGTCCGGCGGCGAGATCCCCGGAGAGTTCTGA
- the arsM gene encoding arsenite methyltransferase — MADTIQDQVRSKYGAVAQSGLSSGHDGVRAVAEAFGYTPEELASIPAEANMGLSCGNPTATANLKPGEVVVDLGCGGGLDVFLAAAKVGPEGRAIGIDMTEDMIALAQKNAASGVDGKPVENVEFHLATIDNLPLEDNSVDCIISNCVINLAPDKLAVFREIARVLKPGGRLAVSDIALKKELPEELASDVAAYVGCIAGAISIDEYRNWLTEAGFSGVEVVDTGSDLNAYAKVENQSGCCSPTMASAELAVLESGCCSPAEATAGDACCEPASAAAPASGEACCEPAPADADTDCCSPVEGEADPGLHERLADLLQKYDVNDYAASVRVFAINS; from the coding sequence ATGGCAGACACCATTCAGGACCAGGTTCGGTCGAAATACGGTGCCGTCGCCCAGAGTGGCCTCTCCAGCGGGCATGACGGCGTCCGGGCAGTTGCCGAAGCCTTTGGCTACACCCCCGAAGAACTCGCGTCGATTCCTGCCGAGGCCAATATGGGGCTCTCCTGTGGCAATCCGACCGCCACGGCGAATCTCAAACCGGGCGAGGTGGTCGTCGATCTCGGATGCGGCGGCGGTCTCGACGTGTTTCTTGCGGCCGCAAAGGTTGGTCCCGAAGGCCGGGCGATCGGCATCGACATGACCGAAGACATGATTGCCCTGGCGCAGAAGAACGCTGCCAGCGGCGTCGACGGCAAGCCGGTCGAGAACGTCGAGTTTCACCTGGCGACGATCGACAACCTGCCGCTGGAAGACAACTCGGTCGACTGCATCATCAGCAACTGCGTGATCAACCTGGCACCGGACAAGCTGGCAGTCTTTCGCGAGATCGCGCGGGTGCTCAAACCGGGCGGGCGACTGGCTGTCAGTGATATCGCTCTGAAAAAAGAGTTGCCTGAGGAACTTGCTTCCGACGTCGCGGCCTACGTGGGCTGCATCGCCGGTGCCATCAGCATCGACGAGTATCGGAACTGGCTTACGGAAGCCGGCTTTTCGGGTGTCGAAGTCGTCGACACCGGCTCCGATCTGAACGCCTACGCCAAGGTCGAAAACCAGTCGGGCTGCTGCTCGCCGACTATGGCATCTGCGGAACTGGCCGTGCTCGAATCCGGCTGCTGCTCGCCAGCAGAAGCCACGGCAGGAGACGCCTGCTGCGAACCGGCGTCCGCGGCTGCTCCGGCATCGGGCGAGGCGTGTTGCGAACCGGCTCCGGCCGATGCTGATACAGATTGTTGCTCGCCTGTCGAGGGTGAAGCCGATCCGGGACTGCACGAGCGGCTGGCTGACCTGCTGCAGAAGTACGACGTGAATGATTACGCAGCAAGCGTTCGGGTGTTCGCAATCAATTCGTGA